A genomic region of Kribbella sp. NBC_00382 contains the following coding sequences:
- a CDS encoding alpha-(1->3)-arabinofuranosyltransferase has translation MNKPGNEKVIWRTRLVLGCLVLIALCFHQAPGKIVPDTKLDLTAGPGQFLARSLHLWDPQGAFGQLQNQAYGYLLPMGPFHWLLDAMSVPGWVTQRLWWSLVMCVAFLGVWKLCGALGYGVPWARFAAAIFYALSPRMLGEVAVTSIEVWPLAMAPWVLLPLVTPKARSGWWRIGWSAVAFGLVGGVNAVATGATLVLPALWLLTRRVDRSSLKVAAGWFGCVLLVSLWWLIPLGILGRYSPPFLDWIENAAITTSKASPFESFRGTSQWLNYLQAGDGPTWPAGWLFVTQPALILTSAAIALIGLVGLAMGTLKHRGFLQLSLAAGLLLVTLGHAGTAGSPFAPQLQDLLDGPLAALRNTHKFELVVRLPLTLAAAHALTRLTSWAAARGVHRRIVPALAACLVVSVATPAVFAQLPRPESYQAIPAHWREAATWLDSQQTVGSVLVVPAASFADFTWGSTKDEPFQSLLKRPMAVRDAVPLGSAGTTRWLDEVERRLGSGVGDKTLQQALARAGVRYVVVRNDLRLDAQVSPTLAVHESLADAGIKRVAYFGPPTGSSIEQPRLTLDEHTRLPFPSVEIYDVGQTSAARLVPQSQLVEVRGAPEDVPAVLTALGGNREAVTSTDAKGLGKLPLVQTDGLQRREVSFGRAADNASPVLTADDPGRQKRRTLDYVVDPAAVLTARSWAGGVTGVQASSSAADADATLRLGPGNGPSAAVDGDPATRWVSGNFGRSSGEWLELTFAAPQSLDHLQVQFSLAAPTGEPVRTVKVDTDRGSVTSAVQGTGAPQSISAPPGTTQRLRITVGVTDGKNPNGVSIAEVSVPGVTPVSRLMVPAGPDRQPDALVFRNQQVGRSACLHSGARPLCRAGSARDSEEAEGLLRSVELPTAAAYRVVGTALPKDGAAVERLLDRRAPIRATASSRAVTAPEGRPGAVVDRDLGTGWVAGFDDLQPTLTLRLPGARRKPVNGLQFLNDQYLAASRPTSVSVSFDRGPKAEYKIDPEGYITFPAGTTVLRDIELTLASAEQSVDVDSGSGFARYLPVGVSEVRVLGVDELRKAVDPKTVTGSLCGFGPPVRVDGVDLPTALTGTVRDVLQRRPLTFTLCQQGSVQLQAGRHSIDVTASPDFVPVEVKLSRPGFSATASEPIKSVAVWRPTPASMTLEVPHADEQSVLTVAQNFNVGWEAYDSSGHKLVPLRIGGWQQGWILPAGPEQMVTAQFTPDRNYRAGLLVGLAAFLGVLGLAIFARRRARRRGHVLREASRIGPWVASVLAVAAGTFMAGWIGFAATVAAAVVAWALDGRRLVSVAVLVGAVLLGSVVAAVQPWPAGGAGLTSGFVQSSILFGCALALLARPVPETS, from the coding sequence ATGAACAAACCCGGCAACGAGAAGGTGATCTGGCGGACCCGGTTGGTGCTGGGCTGCTTGGTTCTGATCGCCCTGTGCTTCCATCAGGCGCCGGGCAAGATCGTCCCCGACACCAAGCTCGACCTGACCGCCGGACCCGGTCAGTTCCTGGCCCGTTCGCTCCACCTGTGGGATCCGCAGGGCGCGTTCGGCCAGCTGCAGAACCAGGCTTACGGCTACCTGCTGCCGATGGGACCGTTCCACTGGCTGCTGGACGCGATGTCGGTACCAGGCTGGGTCACTCAGCGGCTGTGGTGGTCGCTGGTGATGTGCGTGGCCTTCCTCGGGGTCTGGAAGCTCTGCGGCGCACTGGGGTACGGCGTGCCGTGGGCGCGTTTCGCGGCCGCCATCTTCTACGCGTTGTCCCCGCGGATGCTCGGCGAAGTAGCGGTCACCTCGATCGAGGTCTGGCCCCTGGCGATGGCCCCCTGGGTCCTGCTGCCACTGGTGACTCCCAAGGCGCGCTCCGGCTGGTGGCGGATCGGCTGGTCCGCGGTGGCGTTCGGACTGGTCGGGGGAGTGAATGCGGTGGCCACGGGGGCGACCCTGGTGCTCCCGGCCCTGTGGCTGCTCACCCGGCGGGTGGACAGGTCGAGCCTCAAGGTCGCGGCCGGCTGGTTCGGTTGCGTGCTGCTGGTCTCGTTGTGGTGGCTGATCCCGCTGGGGATCCTTGGCCGTTACAGTCCACCCTTCCTGGACTGGATCGAGAACGCCGCGATCACGACCAGCAAGGCGAGCCCCTTCGAGTCCTTCCGCGGTACGTCGCAGTGGCTGAACTACCTGCAGGCAGGAGACGGCCCGACCTGGCCAGCCGGTTGGCTGTTCGTCACCCAGCCGGCCCTGATCCTCACCTCCGCCGCTATCGCTCTGATCGGACTGGTCGGTCTGGCGATGGGCACCCTGAAGCACCGGGGCTTCCTGCAGCTCTCACTGGCCGCTGGTCTGCTGCTGGTCACTCTTGGGCATGCAGGTACGGCTGGCTCGCCATTCGCTCCCCAGCTGCAGGACCTGCTGGACGGGCCGCTGGCTGCACTCCGCAACACCCATAAGTTCGAGCTGGTTGTACGGCTGCCGCTCACACTGGCCGCAGCCCACGCACTGACCCGGCTGACCAGCTGGGCGGCCGCCCGTGGCGTCCACCGCCGGATAGTGCCGGCCTTGGCGGCTTGCTTGGTTGTCTCGGTCGCTACGCCTGCGGTGTTCGCCCAGCTGCCCAGGCCTGAGTCGTACCAGGCGATTCCGGCTCATTGGCGTGAGGCGGCGACCTGGCTGGACAGTCAGCAGACGGTCGGCAGCGTTCTCGTAGTACCGGCTGCGTCGTTTGCTGACTTCACGTGGGGTTCCACCAAGGATGAGCCGTTCCAATCGCTGCTGAAGCGGCCGATGGCGGTCAGAGACGCGGTACCGCTGGGATCAGCCGGTACTACGCGCTGGCTGGACGAGGTGGAGCGGCGTCTGGGCTCCGGCGTCGGCGACAAGACCTTGCAGCAGGCCTTGGCCAGGGCAGGCGTGAGATACGTGGTCGTCCGGAACGACCTCCGCCTCGATGCGCAGGTGAGCCCGACCCTGGCCGTCCACGAGAGCCTTGCCGACGCAGGCATCAAGCGGGTCGCGTACTTCGGCCCGCCGACCGGCAGCTCCATCGAGCAACCCCGCTTGACGCTCGACGAGCACACCCGCCTGCCGTTCCCGAGCGTGGAGATCTACGACGTCGGCCAGACCAGTGCCGCGCGGCTGGTCCCGCAGTCGCAGCTGGTCGAGGTGCGTGGCGCTCCCGAGGACGTACCGGCCGTGCTGACGGCGCTGGGCGGCAACCGCGAGGCAGTGACCAGTACTGACGCCAAGGGGCTTGGCAAGCTTCCACTCGTCCAGACGGACGGCTTGCAGCGTCGAGAGGTGTCCTTCGGCAGGGCTGCGGACAATGCGTCGCCGGTGCTGACAGCGGATGACCCGGGTCGGCAGAAGAGGCGCACGCTCGACTACGTCGTCGATCCCGCGGCCGTGCTGACAGCGAGATCGTGGGCCGGTGGCGTTACCGGCGTACAGGCGTCCTCGTCGGCCGCGGATGCGGACGCGACGCTGAGGCTCGGGCCTGGCAACGGGCCGTCGGCCGCGGTGGACGGTGATCCCGCTACCCGGTGGGTCTCCGGGAACTTTGGCCGCAGCAGTGGGGAGTGGCTCGAGCTGACGTTCGCTGCACCACAGTCGCTCGATCATCTCCAGGTGCAGTTCTCGTTGGCCGCGCCGACCGGGGAACCGGTTCGTACGGTGAAGGTCGACACCGATCGGGGCTCGGTGACGTCGGCCGTCCAGGGCACCGGCGCCCCACAATCGATCTCGGCGCCACCTGGAACCACCCAGCGGCTGCGGATCACCGTCGGCGTCACTGATGGGAAGAACCCCAACGGAGTCTCGATCGCTGAGGTTTCGGTGCCTGGGGTGACACCGGTGAGCAGGCTGATGGTTCCGGCCGGGCCGGATCGTCAGCCCGACGCGCTGGTCTTCCGTAACCAGCAGGTCGGCCGATCGGCCTGTCTGCACTCCGGGGCTCGGCCGTTGTGCCGGGCAGGCAGCGCGCGCGACTCCGAGGAGGCAGAGGGGCTGCTGCGCAGCGTCGAACTGCCCACTGCAGCGGCCTATCGAGTCGTGGGCACGGCGCTGCCGAAGGACGGTGCGGCAGTTGAGCGCCTGCTCGACCGCCGGGCGCCGATCCGGGCAACTGCCTCGTCCCGCGCGGTCACCGCCCCCGAAGGACGGCCGGGCGCGGTGGTCGACCGCGACCTCGGCACCGGCTGGGTGGCCGGTTTCGACGACCTGCAACCGACCCTGACCTTGCGGCTGCCCGGGGCGAGGAGAAAGCCCGTCAACGGATTGCAGTTCCTCAACGACCAGTACCTGGCGGCGTCGCGGCCGACCAGCGTCTCGGTCAGCTTCGACCGCGGGCCGAAGGCCGAGTACAAGATCGACCCGGAGGGCTACATCACCTTTCCCGCTGGGACCACGGTACTGAGAGATATCGAGCTGACCCTCGCCAGCGCCGAACAGTCTGTCGATGTGGATTCCGGCAGTGGATTCGCCCGGTACCTTCCAGTCGGCGTCTCCGAGGTGCGCGTCCTGGGCGTCGACGAGCTTCGCAAAGCGGTCGACCCGAAGACGGTGACCGGATCGCTGTGCGGCTTCGGCCCGCCGGTCCGGGTGGACGGCGTGGATTTGCCCACGGCACTCACCGGAACGGTCCGTGACGTGCTGCAGCGGCGACCGCTCACCTTCACGCTCTGCCAGCAAGGCAGTGTCCAGCTGCAGGCCGGCAGGCATTCGATCGACGTCACGGCGAGCCCCGACTTCGTACCGGTCGAGGTCAAGCTGAGCCGTCCCGGCTTCAGCGCCACGGCCAGTGAACCGATCAAGAGTGTGGCTGTCTGGCGCCCCACTCCGGCGTCGATGACGCTGGAGGTGCCGCACGCGGACGAGCAGTCGGTACTGACGGTCGCGCAGAACTTCAACGTGGGCTGGGAGGCCTACGACAGCAGTGGCCACAAGCTGGTCCCGCTACGGATCGGCGGCTGGCAGCAGGGCTGGATCCTCCCAGCCGGGCCTGAGCAGATGGTCACCGCGCAGTTCACGCCGGACCGGAACTACCGCGCCGGACTGCTGGTCGGGCTGGCCGCGTTCTTGGGCGTACTGGGGCTGGCGATCTTCGCTCGGCGACGCGCGCGGCGCAGAGGGCACGTGCTGCGCGAGGCCAGCCGCATCGGCCCTTGGGTCGCTTCGGTGCTTGCCGTCGCGGCCGGAACCTTCATGGCTGGTTGGATCGGCTTTGCTGCCACCGTGGCCGCCGCTGTGGTCGCCTGGGCGCTCGACGGCCGCCGGTTGGTCAGCGTCGCAGTCCTGGTCGGCGCCGTCCTGCTGGGCTCGGTGGTGGCAGCGGTTCAGCCCTGGCCGGCCGGTGGAGCGGGCCTCACCTCGGGCTTCGTCCAGTCATCGATCTTGTTCGGCTGCGCGCTGGCGCTGCTGGCCAGGCCGGTACCGGAGACGTCGTAG
- a CDS encoding acyltransferase family protein yields MTRRPRFPALDGLRAIGALAVLTTHVGFQSGTSLNGPFAGLLARLDVGVALFFAISGFLLYRPHVVAWFEESEPPRLLPYLRNRALRIVPALWVAVLLAAVLLPHDHTIGWLNYLRHATFTQIYVEGPSVPGLSQLWSLATEVAFYLLLPLIAKLLTSYERPTRRGVRWRLAVLFGFALLGPAWMAAINATDHSLAGLWLPGYIGWFAVGMGMALWQVARTSGRLGPSALDTLAKIPGTVWGIGIALFLIATTPIAGPYGLSVPTPAQAFVKCLLYTGIAACALFPAISPTRRTAGVLGGRIGHVAGDLSYSVFVYHLIVLSLVERLFDKQLFSGHFALLFWATVVATTGVAAASYYGMERPIMRRGRRDRTYDVSGTGLASSASAQPNKIDDWTKPEVRPAPPAGQG; encoded by the coding sequence GTGACGCGACGACCGAGGTTCCCGGCCCTCGACGGGCTGCGCGCGATCGGCGCCCTCGCCGTACTGACCACCCATGTCGGCTTCCAGAGCGGCACGTCGCTGAACGGGCCGTTCGCCGGGCTGCTGGCCAGGCTGGACGTCGGGGTCGCGCTCTTCTTCGCCATCTCCGGTTTCCTGCTGTACCGGCCGCATGTGGTCGCCTGGTTCGAGGAGAGCGAGCCACCCCGCCTGCTGCCGTACCTGCGCAACCGGGCGCTGCGGATCGTGCCTGCGCTCTGGGTCGCGGTACTGCTCGCCGCCGTCCTGTTGCCCCACGATCACACGATCGGCTGGCTGAACTACCTGCGGCACGCGACCTTCACCCAGATCTATGTCGAGGGTCCGTCTGTCCCCGGCCTGTCGCAACTGTGGAGTCTCGCGACCGAGGTGGCGTTCTACCTGCTGCTGCCCCTGATCGCCAAGTTGCTGACGAGCTACGAGCGGCCCACCCGGCGAGGGGTGCGCTGGCGGCTGGCGGTGCTGTTCGGGTTCGCACTGCTCGGTCCGGCCTGGATGGCCGCCATCAACGCGACGGACCACAGCCTGGCGGGCCTGTGGCTGCCCGGCTACATCGGCTGGTTCGCGGTCGGCATGGGCATGGCGCTGTGGCAGGTCGCCCGGACCAGTGGCCGACTCGGCCCGTCCGCGCTGGACACGCTCGCCAAGATCCCCGGCACCGTCTGGGGTATCGGGATCGCGCTGTTCCTGATCGCCACTACGCCGATCGCGGGTCCGTACGGTCTCAGTGTGCCGACGCCGGCGCAGGCGTTCGTGAAGTGCTTGCTCTACACCGGTATCGCCGCCTGCGCGCTGTTCCCGGCGATCAGCCCGACCCGCCGAACGGCCGGAGTACTGGGCGGCAGAATCGGGCATGTCGCGGGCGATCTGTCGTACAGCGTCTTCGTCTATCACTTGATCGTGCTGAGCCTGGTCGAGCGACTCTTCGACAAGCAGCTGTTCAGCGGACACTTCGCGCTGCTCTTCTGGGCGACGGTGGTGGCGACGACAGGGGTGGCCGCTGCGAGCTACTACGGGATGGAGCGGCCGATCATGCGCCGGGGCCGGAGAGACCGGACCTACGACGTCTCCGGTACCGGCCTGGCCAGCAGCGCCAGCGCGCAGCCGAACAAGATCGATGACTGGACGAAGCCCGAGGTGAGGCCCGCTCCACCGGCCGGCCAGGGCTGA
- a CDS encoding DUF3068 domain-containing protein has product MGNRSRALVIALGIFFVGIAALAKFYAYPTLSVAPPDQVAHTVSEGPDATFFSAKELKKKDNETLEARRTVRGDVKAAEDISKKLNRKVVVFDTVVVTDNTKNYQFPDDKSQTDKMPLSFVQERVVLDAHTGESVRWADKDTGEYISTTLEKADRKTAENGGDRFFHGHDGLVLKFPFGTKKQTYQFWDTSTRKAWPIKYQGTTELYGLKVYKFVQEVPKQKLEAAERLKIPGSLLDEPGTPAIEVDRMYSNTRTLWIEPITGAIIKGEEKQLAELQSDDQKTLTATDVTIAYDDATVQKNVKGAKENGIEEGGYKAKAAQLHLIGFWVPLVSLIIGLLLLGLVVALQLRARPAAAHAGAEATEPDEKD; this is encoded by the coding sequence GTGGGGAATCGCAGTCGTGCGCTGGTGATCGCACTGGGGATCTTCTTCGTGGGGATCGCCGCACTGGCCAAGTTCTACGCGTATCCGACGCTGTCGGTGGCGCCACCGGACCAGGTCGCGCACACGGTGTCGGAGGGTCCGGACGCGACCTTCTTCAGCGCCAAGGAATTGAAGAAGAAGGACAACGAGACGCTCGAGGCACGGCGGACGGTCCGCGGTGACGTGAAGGCGGCCGAGGACATCAGCAAGAAGCTGAACCGCAAGGTGGTCGTCTTCGACACCGTCGTCGTCACCGACAACACGAAGAACTACCAGTTCCCCGACGACAAGTCGCAGACGGACAAGATGCCGCTGAGCTTCGTCCAGGAGCGGGTCGTGCTGGACGCGCACACCGGCGAGTCGGTGCGCTGGGCCGACAAGGACACGGGTGAGTACATCTCCACCACCTTGGAGAAGGCGGACCGTAAGACGGCCGAGAACGGTGGCGACCGGTTCTTCCACGGTCACGACGGACTGGTGCTGAAGTTCCCGTTCGGGACGAAGAAGCAGACGTACCAGTTCTGGGACACGTCCACCCGCAAGGCGTGGCCGATCAAGTACCAGGGCACGACCGAGCTGTACGGGCTGAAGGTCTACAAGTTCGTCCAGGAGGTGCCGAAGCAGAAGCTGGAGGCCGCCGAGCGGCTGAAGATCCCCGGTTCGCTGCTGGACGAGCCGGGCACGCCGGCCATCGAGGTCGACCGGATGTACTCCAACACCCGGACGCTGTGGATCGAGCCGATCACCGGCGCCATCATCAAGGGCGAGGAGAAGCAGCTCGCCGAGCTGCAGTCCGACGACCAGAAGACGCTGACCGCGACCGACGTGACGATCGCCTACGACGACGCGACCGTGCAGAAGAACGTGAAGGGCGCCAAGGAGAACGGCATCGAAGAGGGCGGCTACAAGGCCAAGGCCGCTCAGCTGCACCTGATCGGCTTCTGGGTGCCGCTCGTGTCGCTGATCATCGGCCTGCTCTTGCTGGGCCTGGTGGTCGCCCTGCAGCTGCGGGCGCGGCCCGCCGCCGCTCACGCTGGGGCCGAGGCGACGGAGCCGGACGAGAAGGACTAG
- a CDS encoding class I SAM-dependent methyltransferase: MVEPRRVELSEPETSKASRTYWDSAAEEYLEEHGDFLGDDKFIWCPEGVDEAAAQLLGPVRGKRVLEVGCGAAQCSRWLVGQGANVVAFDISVEQLRVGRQLDRRTGVGVRTVAADAVAIPFENNTFDIACSAFGALPFVADAEAALSEIARTLKPGGLLVFSVTHPIRWSMPDDPTPAGLRITQSYFDRTPYVEVDADGTPVYAEHHRTTGDWIRALTGAGFVIDDLLEPEWPAANTQTWGGWGPDRGRLVPGTAIWSAHKN; the protein is encoded by the coding sequence GTGGTGGAACCGCGGCGGGTGGAGTTGAGCGAGCCGGAGACGTCCAAGGCCAGCCGGACCTATTGGGACTCGGCGGCCGAGGAGTATCTCGAGGAGCACGGCGACTTTCTCGGGGACGACAAGTTCATCTGGTGTCCCGAGGGAGTCGACGAGGCCGCGGCGCAGTTGCTCGGGCCGGTGCGGGGCAAGCGGGTGCTCGAGGTCGGCTGTGGCGCTGCGCAGTGCTCGCGATGGCTCGTCGGGCAGGGCGCGAACGTGGTTGCCTTCGACATCTCAGTGGAGCAATTGAGGGTCGGGCGGCAGTTGGATCGGCGTACCGGGGTCGGAGTACGGACTGTTGCTGCCGATGCGGTCGCGATTCCCTTTGAAAACAACACCTTTGACATCGCCTGCTCGGCGTTCGGCGCGTTGCCGTTCGTCGCCGACGCGGAGGCGGCGCTCAGCGAGATCGCCCGCACCCTCAAGCCGGGCGGCCTTCTCGTCTTCTCGGTGACCCACCCGATCAGATGGAGCATGCCGGACGACCCGACGCCTGCCGGTCTGCGGATCACCCAGTCGTACTTCGACCGCACCCCGTACGTCGAGGTCGACGCCGACGGCACTCCCGTCTACGCCGAGCACCACCGCACCACCGGCGACTGGATCCGCGCTCTCACCGGCGCGGGCTTCGTCATCGACGACCTACTCGAACCCGAGTGGCCGGCCGCCAACACCCAGACCTGGGGTGGCTGGGGACCAGACCGCGGCCGGCTCGTACCCGGTACCGCGATCTGGTCCGCCCACAAGAACTAG
- a CDS encoding SRPBCC domain-containing protein codes for MTATTTPAKKKSPVRRRVLSALGAIAVLLAGYCVYAIAHTTVLHTEIEIDATPDEVWKVLADRAAYPDWNPFIISSTGDLKTGATITNVLKDTNGDETTFTPELLTVDPGKELRWIGKIAPGGIFNGEHSFRIEALPGGRSKLIQEERFNGVAVPFTVSMLNDTIKPQFDAMNRALAARAAG; via the coding sequence ATGACCGCCACCACCACGCCCGCCAAGAAGAAATCCCCGGTCCGTCGGCGCGTGCTGAGCGCGTTGGGAGCGATCGCAGTACTGCTCGCCGGCTACTGCGTCTACGCCATTGCCCACACGACCGTCCTGCACACCGAGATCGAGATCGACGCGACACCCGACGAGGTCTGGAAGGTGCTCGCGGATCGCGCGGCCTACCCCGACTGGAACCCGTTCATCATCTCGTCGACCGGCGACCTGAAGACCGGCGCCACCATCACCAACGTCCTCAAGGACACCAACGGCGACGAAACAACCTTCACCCCCGAACTGCTCACCGTCGACCCCGGCAAAGAGCTCCGCTGGATCGGCAAGATCGCCCCGGGCGGCATCTTCAACGGCGAGCACTCGTTCCGGATCGAGGCCCTGCCGGGCGGGCGCTCGAAGCTCATCCAGGAGGAGAGGTTCAACGGCGTCGCCGTGCCGTTCACGGTGAGCATGCTGAACGACACCATCAAGCCTCAGTTCGACGCGATGAACCGGGCGCTGGCCGCGCGGGCCGCCGGATAG
- a CDS encoding TetR/AcrR family transcriptional regulator, which yields MAGRGRPRDSAIEGRVLAAAAAEIRQGGYDALSIDRVAERAGVAKTTLYRRWASKAELVVALITNLREEVPFEPSGDPRGDLTKLVTAITANLAATPATLIADLAAAAAREPRVGESVRALWAERHRAVTAVVAKAQEAGVVLDHVSPAVLVDQLVGPLYYRLLVTGGPLTPDYARTLVRSVLGPEEPEEPR from the coding sequence ATGGCTGGACGAGGCAGACCGCGTGACAGCGCGATCGAGGGCAGAGTGCTCGCGGCCGCGGCGGCGGAGATCCGCCAAGGCGGGTACGACGCGTTGTCGATCGATCGGGTGGCCGAGCGGGCCGGGGTCGCGAAGACGACGCTGTACCGGCGCTGGGCCTCCAAAGCCGAACTGGTAGTCGCCCTGATCACGAACCTGCGCGAGGAGGTCCCGTTCGAGCCGTCCGGCGATCCGCGCGGCGACCTGACCAAGCTGGTCACCGCGATCACCGCCAACCTCGCCGCAACCCCGGCGACCCTGATCGCCGACCTGGCCGCCGCGGCTGCTCGCGAACCGCGCGTCGGCGAAAGCGTCCGCGCCCTATGGGCCGAGCGCCACCGAGCCGTGACGGCCGTGGTCGCCAAGGCCCAGGAGGCCGGCGTCGTACTCGACCACGTCTCCCCCGCTGTCCTGGTCGACCAACTCGTCGGCCCGCTGTACTACCGGCTGCTCGTCACGGGCGGGCCGTTGACCCCCGACTACGCGAGGACGCTCGTGCGCAGCGTCCTCGGCCCTGAAGAGCCTGAGGAGCCCAGATGA
- a CDS encoding SGNH/GDSL hydrolase family protein yields the protein MQKRSVRARIVAVFAATGLLVAGPVAATAQAAEAPPLVYVAMGDSYAAGSLVLPAKELFTCARSAVNYASLIAQQVHPAAFRDVTCGGALTTHFAQPQPGIITGTAAPQYDALSADTTLVTVGIGGNDIGLVGLAVSCVNLLPQPVGKSCKATNTAGGVDKLAQKIDAFAPTYGTVIEQIRQRAPHAKILMVGYPTGIKKGGCWPVVPVWAADADYLQAALTRLNVRMAEQAAAHGATYVDLATPSVGHDMCKGIATRWIEGLIPSIPTNGLVPLHPNAAGLRNAVPTVLAAAGLAAPTKA from the coding sequence ATGCAGAAGAGATCAGTACGTGCCCGGATCGTCGCGGTGTTCGCCGCGACCGGGTTGCTGGTGGCCGGCCCGGTTGCCGCCACCGCTCAGGCGGCTGAGGCGCCGCCGCTCGTCTATGTCGCGATGGGTGACTCCTACGCCGCCGGCTCCCTGGTGTTGCCGGCGAAGGAGTTGTTCACCTGTGCGCGCTCGGCGGTCAACTACGCCTCGTTGATCGCCCAGCAGGTCCACCCCGCGGCGTTCCGCGACGTCACCTGCGGCGGAGCCCTGACCACCCACTTCGCGCAGCCGCAGCCCGGGATCATCACCGGCACGGCGGCACCGCAGTACGACGCGCTGAGCGCCGACACCACGCTCGTCACGGTCGGGATCGGTGGCAACGACATCGGCCTGGTCGGACTCGCGGTCTCCTGCGTAAACCTGCTGCCGCAGCCGGTCGGGAAGTCCTGCAAGGCGACCAACACGGCCGGCGGCGTCGACAAGCTCGCCCAGAAGATCGACGCGTTCGCACCGACGTACGGCACGGTGATCGAGCAGATCCGGCAACGGGCGCCGCACGCGAAGATCCTGATGGTCGGCTATCCGACGGGCATCAAGAAGGGCGGCTGCTGGCCGGTCGTCCCGGTCTGGGCAGCGGACGCGGACTACCTGCAGGCGGCGCTGACCCGGCTGAATGTGCGGATGGCCGAGCAGGCTGCGGCGCACGGTGCCACGTACGTCGATCTGGCGACGCCCAGCGTCGGGCACGACATGTGCAAGGGCATCGCGACCCGGTGGATCGAGGGGCTCATCCCGAGCATCCCGACCAACGGGCTCGTCCCGCTGCACCCGAACGCGGCCGGCCTGCGAAACGCAGTACCGACGGTCCTCGCGGCGGCCGGACTTGCAGCACCCACCAAGGCGTAG
- a CDS encoding phosphotransferase family protein: MDDFGAIAASAVPLTGGYGGETFAVSAGGEDAVLKLYGKRPARAAVDASLMQLVRGLLPVPRVLDAMPDPAGDGAPPYVLYERLPGVNLETYLETAGDAERRKVGEQLGELLVRLSGMPFLSFGDFVGRELAIESFGVGDLEEFFGAHAGAIGLTREQVDRFAGVIDQAEDLAATGVDRFCLVHSDFNPKNLLVDPATAELTGLIDWEFAHAGSVYADLGNLLRFNTDQVLAEAVLRVVRAGFDLGDRLVERAQAADLWALIDLAGRPASNPVAAAANALITRICDTGELAGGRPDPDVVH, encoded by the coding sequence ATGGACGACTTCGGCGCGATCGCGGCCAGTGCGGTGCCCCTTACCGGCGGGTACGGCGGGGAGACCTTCGCGGTCAGCGCCGGCGGTGAGGATGCCGTATTGAAGCTGTACGGCAAGCGTCCCGCGCGAGCGGCGGTGGATGCCTCGCTGATGCAGCTCGTGCGCGGGCTGCTCCCGGTGCCCCGGGTGCTCGACGCGATGCCGGACCCCGCTGGCGACGGTGCTCCTCCTTATGTCTTGTACGAGCGCCTGCCCGGCGTGAATCTGGAGACCTACCTCGAGACGGCCGGGGACGCGGAGCGGCGGAAGGTGGGGGAGCAGCTCGGTGAGCTCCTCGTGCGGCTGAGCGGGATGCCATTCCTGAGCTTCGGCGACTTCGTCGGGCGGGAGTTGGCGATCGAGTCGTTCGGGGTGGGCGACCTGGAGGAGTTCTTCGGGGCGCATGCCGGAGCGATCGGGCTGACGCGTGAACAGGTCGACCGGTTCGCCGGCGTGATCGACCAGGCGGAGGATCTGGCCGCGACCGGGGTGGATCGGTTCTGCCTGGTGCACAGCGACTTCAACCCGAAGAACCTGCTGGTCGATCCGGCGACCGCCGAGCTCACCGGGCTGATCGACTGGGAGTTCGCGCATGCCGGGTCCGTGTACGCCGACCTGGGCAACCTGCTGCGGTTCAATACCGACCAGGTACTCGCGGAGGCTGTGCTGCGGGTCGTACGGGCCGGTTTCGACCTCGGGGACAGGCTGGTCGAGCGGGCGCAGGCGGCGGATCTGTGGGCGCTGATCGACCTCGCCGGCCGGCCCGCGTCGAACCCCGTCGCGGCCGCGGCGAACGCGCTGATCACCCGGATCTGCGACACGGGTGAGCTCGCGGGCGGCCGTCCCGACCCGGACGTCGTACATTGA